From the Jeongeupia sp. HS-3 genome, the window GTCATGGACGAGGCGATTCCACAGGTGGTGCGCGGGGTCGAGTTGTCCCGCAACGTCGCCGAGTCGCTTGATCGTATCCATCGCGGTGCGGAATCCACGCTGACGCACCTGCACGAAGTGGCTTCCGCCACGCGGGAGCAGAGCCTGGCCAGCAATAGCATCGCATCGCGGGTGGAGGATATTTCGCAGATGGTTGAGGAAACCAGCACCTCGATCCGGCATACGGCCGATAACGCCGGCGAAGTCGAGCAAATCGCCGGCCGGCTCAATGAGCTGGTGGGCCGGTTCCGGGTTTAGCGCCTGCTGGAGGCGGTGCATCAGCTGGGGCAGCCACCCGGATGCATCGCTGCACTTGCTGCTGGCGCGGGCGGTACTGGGTCGGCGTGGGGCTGGGGAAAATCGGGTAAAATTCTGTTTTGCTTGAAGAATCGGCTTGTATGTGGAAACCCAATGCCACCGTCGCGGCGGTGATCGAGCGCGACGGCAAGTTCTTGCTGGTCGAGGAACGCATCCTCGGCGAAAAAAGACTGAATCAGCCTGCCGGCCATGTCGAACACGGTGAATCGATACTCGCCGCTGCGGTGCGTGAAACGCTGGAAGAAACCGCGCACCACTTCGTGCCGACGTCGCTGGTCGGCGTTTATCAGTGGAGTCCGCCGCAGCAGCCCGAGCTGACGTATCTGCGCTTTGCCTTCGCCGGCGACGTCACTGGCGTCGAGCCGGCGCGTGCGCTCGACGACGGGATCGAGGCGGCGGTGTGGTTGAGCCGTGACGAGATCGTCGCCCGCGCCGGCGAGCACCGCAGCCCGCTGTTGCTGGCGTGCATCGACGATTACCTGGCCGGCAAGCGCTATCCGCTTGAACTGCTGCGCGATTTCGATCGCAGCCCGGAGGCGGCATGAGCGAGCGCAGCAAGATTGTCGTGGGTCTCTCCGGCGGCGTCGATTCGTCGGTCACCGCGCACCTGCTCAAGGCGCAGGGCTTTGCAGTGCATGGCGTGTTCATGCAGAACTGGGAAGACGACAACAACGACGAATACTGTTCGATCAAGGAAGACGCGATGGACGCCATCGCGGTCGCCGATCTGCTCGGTATCGACATCGAACTCGTCAACTTCGCCAAGGAATACAAGGACCGGGTCTTCAGCTATTTCCTCGCCGAGTACTCGGCCGGTCGCACGCCGAACCCGGACATCCTCTGCAATAGCGAAATCAAGTTCAAATGCTTCCTCGATTACGCGATCGAGCTTGGTGGCGCCAAGATGGCGACCGGCCATTATTGTGGCAACCGCGTCCGCGCCGATGGTCGTACCGAGCTGATCCGTGCGGCCGACCAGAGCAAGGACCAGACCTACTTCCTGTACCGGCTGAGCCAGGCGCAGGTGAGCCAGGCGGTGTTCCCGCTGGGCGGGCTGCAAAAATCCGAGGTGCGCCGCATCGCCGAGGAAATCGGCCTGCACAATGCCAGGAAGAAGGACAGCACCGGCATCTGCTTTATCGGCGAGCGGCCGTTCCGCGACTTCCTCAACCGCTATCTACCCAAGGTGCCGGGCAAGATGGTGACGCCGGAAGGCAAGCTCATGGGCGAGCACATGGGTTTGATGTATTACACCCTAGGCCAACGCTCGGGGCTGGGAATCGGCGGCGATAAATCCGGTAGCGGCGAGCCGTGGTTCGTCGGCGGCAAGGACATGGCCAGCAACACGCTGATCGTCGTGCAGGGCCATGATCATCCCTTGCTGCTGCAGTCGACGCTGGTCGCCAAGGATTGCTCGTGGATTCTCGGCGAAGCACCGGCCGAAGGCCGCTATACCGCCAAGACCCGCTATCGCCAGCAGGATGCCGGCTGCGTGCTGCGCTATGTTGACGGTGGGGTCGAGCTGAGCTTCGACGCGCCGCAATGGGCCGTTACGCCTGGGCAGTCGATGGTGCTTTACAGTGGCGATGTCTGCCTGGGCGGCGGGATCATCCAGTAGCCGCACGCGCAGTCGCCGCACTCAAATGGAACGGACGCCTTGGCGTCCGTTTTTACATCTCGGTGAGTTCGGTCTAGCCGTGCCTTGCGGGCTACGGTCAGTCGAGTCGTGCTTCGCGGAGCGAGGGTCAGTTGATAAGCGCCTCGCGCTGCGAGGCGAAGGCAAGCGCGAGGCCGCCGGCGCCGATGTTGACGCCGGCGGTGGTGCTCATTTCGGCCAGATGCACCGTGACGTCGTGGCGCTGCGCGACCTGGCGCATCGCTTGATAGCCGCGCATGGCGGTCACCCGCTGTGGGTCGCCGCCGTAGCTGACGCAGATGGTCGGCGCGTCCAGCCCGGCTTCGATGTGTTCGATGGCCGTGGCGAACAGTTTGTCCACGCCGGTCTCGAAGCCGCGCACCTTGGCGACCGGGTGGGTGTCGCCCTGATAGCCACGGATCACCGGCTTGATGTCGAGCGCGCTGCCCAGGAGGTAGGATGCCAGGCCAACGCTCTTGTCCCCCTTGCGCCGTGCCTGCTGGCGCAGCTGGCTCAGGTCGGCCGGGATCAGGAAGGCTTGCGTCGTCTGCGTCAGCCGTTCGATGTGCGCAATGATCCGGCTGGTGGTTGCGCCTTCGGCGGCGAGGCGGGCGACTTCGGCGACGATCAGCCCCTGGCCCGGAAACAGGCTCTGGCTATCGAATACGCGCAGCGAGAACGGCTTGCTGTGGCCGGCGGCTTCGCGGATCGGCCGGTAGTCGGTCAGCACGCCGCGCGCGGCCTGGCTGGCGTGCTCGAAAATCTTGCTGCGCGAGTTCATCACCGTGATGCAGAACACATAGTCGAAATCGACGACCAGACGATCAAGAAAGAGCGCGCAGATCTGTTCCGGGCTCAGCGGCGCCGAGGTGAAGTCGGCGGCGAGTTGCAAACCGTCGCGATAGAAGGCCTGGGTCGCGGCCGGGTCGCGATGGTCGACAAAGCTGTTGCCGCCGCCATGGATCGCGATCGGCATGATCTCGATACGGTGGGCGTCGATGAAGTCGCGCGGCAGATCGCAGCAGGAATCGGTAACGACGCCGATACGCATGGTGGCCCCAATGCAGTGTCATAGAGAGGCACGATGGTTGCGAATACGGAGCGCCAGCGTCAACTAAGGGCTAGGCCCTAGGGCGATGTTTGGGGGGCTGCGGCCAGCCGGAATGCGACAAAGCCGCCCGTGGGCGGCCTTGTCGGTGTTGCATTGCTGCGACGCGGGCTACTTCGGTGCCGCTTCGGCGTCGGTGTCGCCGTCCTGCGGCTGATCCCACGGCAGCGGCACCTTGTTGCCGTTGAGCGTGAACGCGCCCTCGCTCAGCTTGGCATCGGCCGAGAGCAGATCGCCGTCGACGCGGATCAGTTTCTGCTCGGCGAGGCGGTTGATCTGGCCTTCGACAAACTGGCCGACCAGATAGTCGAGGTCATCGTTGGAAATTCCCGACTCGCTGCCGCCGAACATATTGCGCGCCTGCCAGCTGGCGACGGTTTCGATCACCTTGCGTGGCACATTGAAATCGGCACGGGCATCCAGTTTTCTGACCAGATCGACCGGCTTGTCGAGGTCGGCGGCGACAAATCCCTTGAGACCGACTTCGGCCGAGAAGCGGATCGCGCCATCGGGCAGCTTGACGTTGAGCGACTGGATCGCCAGCTTCGGATCGTTGGTCAACAGCGGCATACCTTCGGTTTTGGCGAGCTTGACCACCGCATCGGTGAACTGATCACGGGTGAGCGTCTGCTTTTGCAGTTTGGTCAGCCCGTCCGAGAGCTTCGCCAGCGTCGGGCCGTGCAGGTGGGTGGCGGTCGCGACCATTTCTGCCGGGCCGTACGGTTTGTCGTCGAGCAGCAGTTTATCCAGCGTGAAGCGCGCCAGGCCGTCGATGTACTCACCCTTCTCGCTGATCTGGCCGTTGTAGGCGAGTTTGTCGAGTGCGAGCTTGAGCGGCTGGCCTTCGGCCAGATTGAGCGCGAAATGATCGAGCTTGATGTTGGAGCTGCCGATCATCAGCCCGGTCTTGCCGCGCTTGTGATCGAGCTCGGCCGAGAGTTTGCTGAAGTTGAAGCTGCCCTTGTCCTTGGCTTCGCCGGACATGCCCGGTGCCATGGCCGACAGCTTGATGCTGTTGAAGTCGCCGCCGTAATCGAGCGTTGCCTCAAGGCCTTGCCACTTGGCCTTGACGCCGGAGATCGCCTCTTCGTAATCGAAGCTCGGCACCGTGATGTTCATCACGCCGTCGTCGCTGAAGCCGATGCGGTTCTCGATCTGGATCGGTTTTTGTTCGCCGAAGAAGCGCGACAGAAACTTCTGCGTTTCCGGCGAGAACTTGAACTCGGTGTCGACCACCGCCTTGTAGGGATGCAGGTTGAAGCGACCAAGCAGCGGCAAGGGGCCGTGGGCGACGTTCTGGGTGTACTTGAGCTCGAACACCGGCAGCGGCTCGCCTTCGCGTTCGAGGAAGAAACGGTAGTAGTCCGGATTGACCTGCAGCGTGGCGGTTTCGGTCGAGCTGAACCAGCCGCGATGATAGCTGCGATCCTTGACGATGAAGTACGGCAGGCTCGCCAGCCACTCATGCTGTTTCTGCATGGTGTTTTGTACGGCGCGCCCGGCGTACCAGGTGCCACCGACATAGGCCACCGCGAGCACGGCAACCGTGCTGATGCTGGCGATCAATACTTTACGTTTCAACGTCCCACTCCCTGCTCGACCCGGCGTCGCCGGGTCGTATTCAAAGGTTTATGTGAATCAGATCCGGCGCGCAAGTTCCTCGGCGCAGCCGAGATAGCTGGCCGGGGTCATGGCCTTGAGGCGGGTCTTCTCGTCCGCGGGAATATCGAGCCCGTCGATGAACACCGCCAGCGTCTCGCGCGTCATGCCGCGCTGGCCGCGCGTGAGTGCTTTCAGCTGTTCGTACGGATTCGGCACGGCATAGCGGCGCATCACGGTCTGGATCGGCTCGGCCAGCACTTCCCAGTTGGCGTCCAGATCGTTGAGCATGGCCTGACGGTTCACTTCCAGCTTGTTCAGACCCTTGAGTGCCGAGGCGTAGCCAAGCAGGGCGTAACCCAGACCGACGCCCATATTGCGCAACACGGTCGAGTCGGTCAGGTCACGTTGCCAGCGGCTGATCGGCAGCTTCTGGCTCAGATGCGTGAGCAGCGCATTGGCGAGGCCGAGGTTGCCTTCGGAGTTCTCGAAATCGATCGGGTTGACCTTGTGCGGCATGGTCGACGAACCGACTTCGTTCTTGTTGACCTTCTGCTTGAAGAAGCCCAGCGAGATATAACCCCAGATGTCGCGATTGGCGTCGATCAGGATGGTGTTGATGCGCGCGAACGTGTCGTAGAGCTCGCTCATGTAATCGTGCGGCTCGATCTGGATCGTGTACGGGTTGAAGGTGATGCCGAGGCTTTCCACAAACCGGCGGCAGAAGCCTTCCCAGTCAAAATCGGGGTAGGCCGACAGGTGGGCGTTGTAGTTGCCGACCGCGCCGTTGATCTTGCCGAGCAGTTCGATTTTTTCCAGACGGGCCAGTTGGCGTTCAAGGCGGAAGGCGATATTGGCCATTTCCTTGCCCATCGTCGTCGGCGTCGCCGGCTGGCCGTGGGTGCGGCTCATCATCGGCGCATCGGCGAGTGCGTGTGCCAGTTCCTTGAACTTGATGACGATTTCTTGCACGCGTGGCAGCAGCACGGTGTCGCGCGCGCCCTTGAGCATCAGCGCGTGGCTGAGGTTGTTGATGTCTTCCGAGGTGCAGGCGAAGTGGATGAACTCGCTGGCGGCCGAGACTTCGGCATTGCCCGACAAGCGTTCCTTCATCCAGTACTCGACGGCCTTGACGTCATGGTTGGTGGTGCGCTCGATCGTCTTCACTTCGAGCGCGTGCTCGGGGCTGAAGCGGGCGGCGGCCGAGTCGAGTTCGGCGATGGTCGCGGCCGAGAACGGCTTGAGCTCGGTAATGGCGGGCTCGGCGGCCAGCGCCTTGAGCCAGGCGATTTCGACGATGACGCGGTTCTTGACGAGCGCGAACTCGGAGAAATGTGGCCGCAGGTCGGCGAGCTGTTTTTCGTAACGGCCGTCGAGCGGGGAAAGAGCGGTCAGTGCGGACAATTCCATGGCGGAGCACACAAGCGGTTGAATCGAACGGGAAATTCTATCACAGACGGCGCTACCGCTTTGTTGCAGGGGCTTGACCCTGAAGCCGCGCATCTCCGCTGCGAAATTGGCGGTCCCGATGGTCGAATCATGGGGAGGCCAAGGCATGCCCTGGTACGGGTTTTCGGGTTGAAAATGGCCGTTCTTCCGCGATGATCGGTGATGTTGCGCTGCGAGATTTATGCAGCCCGTACCAAGGTGTCGCAGATGTTGCATTGCATGATGCCCGGCAGGTGACAGCGTGCGGCAGACGGTCAAGAATGGCGCGCATCAGCAACAATTGGATGAATGCGCATGGACCGGATCACGCACGTCTCGCCCGAGTGGCAGGGCTGGATCACCGACAATCTGCAACGCGGCTGCGCGCCGATGTCGCTGGTTGAAGTGATGGTGGAAAAGAATTTCGACCCGATGTTTGCCAACGCCGTGGTGTTTCAGTTGTCCAGCAGTGCTCAGAGCGTGCCGGCGGTCGGGACCACGGCAGCGGGGGGTGCTTATCAATACGAGGCGCCGCGCTTCAATCATGTCGACAACGTGATTCGTACTGCCGATCGCGACGTGCGTATCGTCAGCCGGATCGGTCAGCCGGTGATCGCCGTGCTCGACGGTTTGCTGTCGCCGGAAGAGTGTGACGAGCTGATTTGCCAGTCCGAGCAGAAGCTGCAGCGCTCGACCATCGTCGATCCGCAAACCGGCAAGCACGAGGTCATTGCGGATCGCTCCAGTTTTGGCACGTTTTTCACGCTGAACGAAAATGACTTCATTGCCAGACTCGATGCCCGCATCGCCGCGGTGATGAACTGGCCGATCGAGAATGGCGAGGGCATCCAGATCCTCAACTACAAGACCGCAGGCGAATACAAGCCGCACTACGATTACTTTCCGGTGGCCGATCCGGGCAGCCAGATGCATCTGAACAACGGCGGCCAGCGCGTCTCGACGATGGTGATGTACCTGAACGACGTTGCCAGCGGCGGGGAGACGATCTTTCCCGAGCTGGGTCTCTCGGTGACGCCGAAGAAGGGCAGCGCGGTGTATTTCGAATACACCAACAGCCAGGAGCAGGTTGATCCGCTGACCTTGCACGGTGGCGCGCCGGTCAGCGCCGGCGAGAAGTGGATCGCCACCAAGTGGATGCGTCAGCGCCGTTTCGGCTGAAACGGATCAGCACCCTACCAAAAGCCCCGCATTGCGGGGCTTTTTGCTGCCGCGTTAGCAGCAGGGCGCCGGCTTGGCTTCGAGCGATGCATCCCAGAATGCGGCCTCGATCTTGTGGCCATCCGGATCGCGAACGAAGCAACCGTAATAGGGGTCTTCGTACAACGGGCGCGGGCCGGGCGCGCCGTCGTCGGTCGCGCCGGCGGCAATGGCGGCGTCGTAAAACGCATGCACCGCCGCCTTGTCAACGGCGCTAAAACCGATGTGGGTACCGTTGCCGACCTTGGCGGGCGCGCCGTCGATGGGGACCTGAACCCAGAACTCCGGAAATTCGCGGCCGTAAGCGGCGACACCGGGAAACTGCATCAGCCGTTTGCTGCCGAGCGTGGGCAGCACGGCATCGTAGAACGCGATGGCGCGGTCGAAATCGTTGGTGCCGAGCGACACATGCGAAAGCAATGGCAGGGTAGGTTGATCCATGACGATGTCCTTTCAGGGGGGGCAGTAGGACGAGAATACGCCGTCGTCATGTCATTCAAAAGAGGTCTGCTTGCTGCGCGGTTCGATCGGTAATCTGGGCGTTGATGCTGTCGTCTGCAAAGCGCAGCGCCACGATATCGCCGCGACTCAAC encodes:
- a CDS encoding NUDIX hydrolase; amino-acid sequence: MWKPNATVAAVIERDGKFLLVEERILGEKRLNQPAGHVEHGESILAAAVRETLEETAHHFVPTSLVGVYQWSPPQQPELTYLRFAFAGDVTGVEPARALDDGIEAAVWLSRDEIVARAGEHRSPLLLACIDDYLAGKRYPLELLRDFDRSPEAA
- a CDS encoding VOC family protein, producing the protein MDQPTLPLLSHVSLGTNDFDRAIAFYDAVLPTLGSKRLMQFPGVAAYGREFPEFWVQVPIDGAPAKVGNGTHIGFSAVDKAAVHAFYDAAIAAGATDDGAPGPRPLYEDPYYGCFVRDPDGHKIEAAFWDASLEAKPAPCC
- the mnmA gene encoding tRNA 2-thiouridine(34) synthase MnmA → MSERSKIVVGLSGGVDSSVTAHLLKAQGFAVHGVFMQNWEDDNNDEYCSIKEDAMDAIAVADLLGIDIELVNFAKEYKDRVFSYFLAEYSAGRTPNPDILCNSEIKFKCFLDYAIELGGAKMATGHYCGNRVRADGRTELIRAADQSKDQTYFLYRLSQAQVSQAVFPLGGLQKSEVRRIAEEIGLHNARKKDSTGICFIGERPFRDFLNRYLPKVPGKMVTPEGKLMGEHMGLMYYTLGQRSGLGIGGDKSGSGEPWFVGGKDMASNTLIVVQGHDHPLLLQSTLVAKDCSWILGEAPAEGRYTAKTRYRQQDAGCVLRYVDGGVELSFDAPQWAVTPGQSMVLYSGDVCLGGGIIQ
- a CDS encoding DegV family protein; this translates as MRIGVVTDSCCDLPRDFIDAHRIEIMPIAIHGGGNSFVDHRDPAATQAFYRDGLQLAADFTSAPLSPEQICALFLDRLVVDFDYVFCITVMNSRSKIFEHASQAARGVLTDYRPIREAAGHSKPFSLRVFDSQSLFPGQGLIVAEVARLAAEGATTSRIIAHIERLTQTTQAFLIPADLSQLRQQARRKGDKSVGLASYLLGSALDIKPVIRGYQGDTHPVAKVRGFETGVDKLFATAIEHIEAGLDAPTICVSYGGDPQRVTAMRGYQAMRQVAQRHDVTVHLAEMSTTAGVNIGAGGLALAFASQREALIN
- a CDS encoding 2OG-Fe(II) oxygenase; protein product: MDRITHVSPEWQGWITDNLQRGCAPMSLVEVMVEKNFDPMFANAVVFQLSSSAQSVPAVGTTAAGGAYQYEAPRFNHVDNVIRTADRDVRIVSRIGQPVIAVLDGLLSPEECDELICQSEQKLQRSTIVDPQTGKHEVIADRSSFGTFFTLNENDFIARLDARIAAVMNWPIENGEGIQILNYKTAGEYKPHYDYFPVADPGSQMHLNNGGQRVSTMVMYLNDVASGGETIFPELGLSVTPKKGSAVYFEYTNSQEQVDPLTLHGGAPVSAGEKWIATKWMRQRRFG
- a CDS encoding YdgA family protein, with translation MKRKVLIASISTVAVLAVAYVGGTWYAGRAVQNTMQKQHEWLASLPYFIVKDRSYHRGWFSSTETATLQVNPDYYRFFLEREGEPLPVFELKYTQNVAHGPLPLLGRFNLHPYKAVVDTEFKFSPETQKFLSRFFGEQKPIQIENRIGFSDDGVMNITVPSFDYEEAISGVKAKWQGLEATLDYGGDFNSIKLSAMAPGMSGEAKDKGSFNFSKLSAELDHKRGKTGLMIGSSNIKLDHFALNLAEGQPLKLALDKLAYNGQISEKGEYIDGLARFTLDKLLLDDKPYGPAEMVATATHLHGPTLAKLSDGLTKLQKQTLTRDQFTDAVVKLAKTEGMPLLTNDPKLAIQSLNVKLPDGAIRFSAEVGLKGFVAADLDKPVDLVRKLDARADFNVPRKVIETVASWQARNMFGGSESGISNDDLDYLVGQFVEGQINRLAEQKLIRVDGDLLSADAKLSEGAFTLNGNKVPLPWDQPQDGDTDAEAAPK
- the purB gene encoding adenylosuccinate lyase, which codes for MELSALTALSPLDGRYEKQLADLRPHFSEFALVKNRVIVEIAWLKALAAEPAITELKPFSAATIAELDSAAARFSPEHALEVKTIERTTNHDVKAVEYWMKERLSGNAEVSAASEFIHFACTSEDINNLSHALMLKGARDTVLLPRVQEIVIKFKELAHALADAPMMSRTHGQPATPTTMGKEMANIAFRLERQLARLEKIELLGKINGAVGNYNAHLSAYPDFDWEGFCRRFVESLGITFNPYTIQIEPHDYMSELYDTFARINTILIDANRDIWGYISLGFFKQKVNKNEVGSSTMPHKVNPIDFENSEGNLGLANALLTHLSQKLPISRWQRDLTDSTVLRNMGVGLGYALLGYASALKGLNKLEVNRQAMLNDLDANWEVLAEPIQTVMRRYAVPNPYEQLKALTRGQRGMTRETLAVFIDGLDIPADEKTRLKAMTPASYLGCAEELARRI